The following coding sequences are from one Panicum hallii strain FIL2 chromosome 5, PHallii_v3.1, whole genome shotgun sequence window:
- the LOC112891673 gene encoding probable inactive purple acid phosphatase 27 isoform X1 has translation MGLSGSGVALMLVLLGLCGAVSCSTAPPLPPPEMLRESFAGKSEFRTVNRKLLGSCLNPGPYLAISVGTGGAAALPDEAFVKVTVAGVLRPGRDDWVAMITPSNSSVSGCPFGGSNYAQTGDLARLPLLCHYPVKAQYLTSDPGYLGCKSAACQKRGASGACRVRTCAATLTFHVVNFRSDVEFVLFSGGFGTPCVLKRSGALRFANPASPLYGHLSSTDSTATSMRLTWVSGDGRPQQVQYGAGKSAASQVATFTQKDMCSVPGLPSPAKDFGWHDPGYIHSAVMTGLQPSQSYNYRYGSDSVGWSDTNKFRTPPATGSDETFFVIYGDMGKAPLDPSVEHYIQPGSVSVAKAVAKEIETGKVDSIFHIGDISYATGFLVEWDFFLLLIKPLASQISYMTAIGNHERDYAQSGSVYVTPDSGGECGVAYESYFRMPVVSKDKPWYSIEQGSVHFVVMSTEHDWSEKSEQYKWMDQDLSSVNRSRTPWVIFIGHRPMYSSHIGIPANVDLIFVNSVEPLLLKYQVDLVFFGHVHNYERTCALYKNNCKGMPKKDASGIDTYDNSNYTAPVHAIVGAGGFNLDKFPKIVLNKWSSSRVSEFGYARVHATRTDVLVQFVNSDTMEVRDQFRMVKGALARKL, from the exons ATGGGTCTCTCCGGTTCCGGCGTCGCGCTGATGCTCGTGCTCCTCGGCCTCTGCGGCGCCGTGTCGTGCTCGacggcgccgcccctgccgccgccggagaTGCTGCGCGAGAGCTTCGCGGGGAAGTCGGAGTTCAGGACGGTGAACCGGAAGCTGCTGGGGTCGTGCCTGAACCCGGGCCCGTACCTGGCGATCAGCGTCGGCACCGGCGGGGCTGCGGCGCTCCCCGACGAGGCGTTCGTCAAGGTGACCGTCGCCGGCGTCCTCAGGCCCGGCCGCGACGACTGGGTCGCCATGATCACGCCTTCCAACTCCAG TGTCTCCGGGTGCCCTTTCGGCGGTTCGAACTACGCCCAGACTGGTGATCTAGCGCGTCTCCCGCTCCTGTGCCACTACCCTGTGAAG GCCCAGTACCTGACGAGCGACCCCGGCTACCTGGGCTGCAAGAGCGCGGCGTGCCAGAAGCGCGGCGCGTCGGGCGCCTGCCGGGTCCGCACCTGCGCCGCCACGCTCACCTTCCACGTCGTCAACTTCCGCTCCGATGTCGAGTTCGTGCTCTTCTCCGGCGGCTTCGGGACGCCGTGCGTCCTCAAGCGCTCCGGCGCGCTCCGGTTCGCCAACCCGGCCAGCCCGCTCTACGGCCACCTCTCCAGCACCGACTCCACGGCCACATCG ATGAGGCTTACGTGGGTGAGCGGCGACGGGAGGCCGCAGCAGGTTCAGTACGGTGCCGGCAAGTCCGCTGCTTCTCAGGTCGCAACGTTCACGCAGAAGGATATGTGCA GTGTCCCCGGGTTACCAAGCCCTGCCAAGGATTTTGGGTGGCATGACCCTGGCTACATCCACTCGGCCGTCATGACTGGCCTCCAGCCTTCTCAGTCCTACAACTACCGTTACGGAAG TGATTCAGTGGGTTGGAGTGACACAAACAAATTCAGAACTCCACCAGCCACTGGTTCAGACGAGACATTCTTCGTGATCTATGGTGATATGGGGAAGGCACCACTGGACCCATCAGTGGAACACTACATTCAG CCTGGATCAGTTTCTGTGGCCAAGGCCGTGGCTAAAGAAATCGAAACTGGAAAGGTCGACTCGATCTTCCATATAGGCGACATCAGCTATGCTACAGGCTTCCTGGTTGAATGGGACTTCTTCCTTCTCCTCATCAAGCCACTAGCTTCTCAAATTTCGTACATGACCGCTATTGGTAATCACGAAAG GGATTATGCACAATCTGGATCTGTGTATGTGACCCCAGATTCAGGCGGAGAATGCGGAGTTGCATATGAGTCCTACTTCCGCATGCCTGTTGTCAGTAAGGATAAACCATGGTATTCAATTGAGCAAGGGAGTGTTCACTTTGTTGTGATGTCGACTGAGCATGACTGGTCAGAGAAGTCGGAGCAG TACAAATGGATGGATCAAGATTTGTCGTCAGTCAATAGATCGAGGACACCATGGGTAATTTTCATTGG GCACAGGCCGATGTATTCCTCCCATATCGGCATACCAGCCAATGTGGATCTAATTTTTGTAAACTCTGTCGAGCCACTATTGCTCAAGTACCAG GTGGATTTGGTTTTCTTCGGCCATGTACACAACTACGAGAGGACTTGTGCATTATATAAGAACAATTGCAAAGGCATGCCAAAGAAGGATGCAAGTGGAATTGATACTTATGACAACAGCAACTATACCGCGCCAGTTCATGCCATTGTTGGAGCAGGAGGGTTCAACTTGGACAAGTTCCCTAAGATTGTG TTGAACAAGTGGAGCTCATCAAGGGTTTCGGAGTTTGGGTATGCCAGGGTGCATGCTACAAGAACTGATGTTTTGGTTCAG TTTGTAAACTCAGATACGATGGAGGTACGTGACCAGTTTAGAATGGTGAAGGGAGCTCTAGCAAGGAAGCTATGA
- the LOC112891673 gene encoding probable inactive purple acid phosphatase 27 isoform X2, whose translation MGLSGSGVALMLVLLGLCGAVSCSTAPPLPPPEMLRESFAGKSEFRTVNRKLLGSCLNPGPYLAISVGTGGAAALPDEAFVKVTVAGVLRPGRDDWVAMITPSNSSVSGCPFGGSNYAQTGDLARLPLLCHYPVKAQYLTSDPGYLGCKSAACQKRGASGACRVRTCAATLTFHVVNFRSDVEFVLFSGGFGTPCVLKRSGALRFANPASPLYGHLSSTDSTATSMRLTWVSGDGRPQQVQYGAGKSAASQVATFTQKDMCSVPGLPSPAKDFGWHDPGYIHSAVMTGLQPSQSYNYRYGSDSVGWSDTNKFRTPPATGSDETFFVIYGDMGKAPLDPSVEHYIQPGSVSVAKAVAKEIETGKVDSIFHIGDISYATGFLVEWDFFLLLIKPLASQISYMTAIGNHERDYAQSGSVYVTPDSGGECGVAYESYFRMPVVSKDKPWYSIEQGSVHFVVMSTEHDWSEKSEQAQADVFLPYRHTSQCGSNFCKLCRATIAQVPGGFGFLRPCTQLREDLCII comes from the exons ATGGGTCTCTCCGGTTCCGGCGTCGCGCTGATGCTCGTGCTCCTCGGCCTCTGCGGCGCCGTGTCGTGCTCGacggcgccgcccctgccgccgccggagaTGCTGCGCGAGAGCTTCGCGGGGAAGTCGGAGTTCAGGACGGTGAACCGGAAGCTGCTGGGGTCGTGCCTGAACCCGGGCCCGTACCTGGCGATCAGCGTCGGCACCGGCGGGGCTGCGGCGCTCCCCGACGAGGCGTTCGTCAAGGTGACCGTCGCCGGCGTCCTCAGGCCCGGCCGCGACGACTGGGTCGCCATGATCACGCCTTCCAACTCCAG TGTCTCCGGGTGCCCTTTCGGCGGTTCGAACTACGCCCAGACTGGTGATCTAGCGCGTCTCCCGCTCCTGTGCCACTACCCTGTGAAG GCCCAGTACCTGACGAGCGACCCCGGCTACCTGGGCTGCAAGAGCGCGGCGTGCCAGAAGCGCGGCGCGTCGGGCGCCTGCCGGGTCCGCACCTGCGCCGCCACGCTCACCTTCCACGTCGTCAACTTCCGCTCCGATGTCGAGTTCGTGCTCTTCTCCGGCGGCTTCGGGACGCCGTGCGTCCTCAAGCGCTCCGGCGCGCTCCGGTTCGCCAACCCGGCCAGCCCGCTCTACGGCCACCTCTCCAGCACCGACTCCACGGCCACATCG ATGAGGCTTACGTGGGTGAGCGGCGACGGGAGGCCGCAGCAGGTTCAGTACGGTGCCGGCAAGTCCGCTGCTTCTCAGGTCGCAACGTTCACGCAGAAGGATATGTGCA GTGTCCCCGGGTTACCAAGCCCTGCCAAGGATTTTGGGTGGCATGACCCTGGCTACATCCACTCGGCCGTCATGACTGGCCTCCAGCCTTCTCAGTCCTACAACTACCGTTACGGAAG TGATTCAGTGGGTTGGAGTGACACAAACAAATTCAGAACTCCACCAGCCACTGGTTCAGACGAGACATTCTTCGTGATCTATGGTGATATGGGGAAGGCACCACTGGACCCATCAGTGGAACACTACATTCAG CCTGGATCAGTTTCTGTGGCCAAGGCCGTGGCTAAAGAAATCGAAACTGGAAAGGTCGACTCGATCTTCCATATAGGCGACATCAGCTATGCTACAGGCTTCCTGGTTGAATGGGACTTCTTCCTTCTCCTCATCAAGCCACTAGCTTCTCAAATTTCGTACATGACCGCTATTGGTAATCACGAAAG GGATTATGCACAATCTGGATCTGTGTATGTGACCCCAGATTCAGGCGGAGAATGCGGAGTTGCATATGAGTCCTACTTCCGCATGCCTGTTGTCAGTAAGGATAAACCATGGTATTCAATTGAGCAAGGGAGTGTTCACTTTGTTGTGATGTCGACTGAGCATGACTGGTCAGAGAAGTCGGAGCAG GCACAGGCCGATGTATTCCTCCCATATCGGCATACCAGCCAATGTGGATCTAATTTTTGTAAACTCTGTCGAGCCACTATTGCTCAAGTACCAG GTGGATTTGGTTTTCTTCGGCCATGTACACAACTACGAGAGGACTTGTGCATTATATAA
- the LOC112893945 gene encoding probable inactive purple acid phosphatase 27, whose amino-acid sequence MGFFSSGVVPPLLVLLGLFGAAASPSPPPPEMLHGSYAGKSEFRTVNRKELQSCLNPSPYLTINVSTGGAPLPDEALLEVTVAGVLRPDASDWVAMITPSNSSVSGCPLSGVNYVETGDLANLPLLCHYPVKAQYLTSDPGYMGCKNAGCGKRDASGACKARTCAATLTFHVVNFRTDVEFVLFSGGFKTPCLLKRSGALRFANPSSPLYGHLSSTDSKATSMRLTWVSGDGNPQQVQYGDGKSSTSEVATFTQEDMCSISVLPSPAKDFGWHDPGYIHSSVMTGLQPSQSYSYRYGSDSVGWSDTIKFRTPPAAGSDELSFVIYGDMGKAPLDPSVEHYIQPGSISVAKAVAKEIQTGKIDSIFHIGDISYATGFLVEWDFFLHLITPLASQVSYMTAIGNHERDYANSASVYVTPDSGGECGVAYESYFPMPAVSKDKPWYSIEQGSVHFIVMSTEHEWSEKSEQYNWMDEDLSSIDRSRTPWVIFIGHRPMYSSHGGILPNVDSNFVASVEPLLLNYQVDLVFFGHVHNYERTCAVYQGNCNGMPTKDANGIDVYDNSNYTAPVHAIVGAGGFSLDNFPNNGETWSLSRVSEFGYARVHATRTDMLVQFVNSSTTEVRDQFRIVKGSSAKKSPSLIIQQ is encoded by the exons ATGGGTTTCTTCAGCTCCGGCGTCGTCCCGCCGCTGCTCGTGCTCCTCGGCCTGTTCGGCGCCGCGgcctcgccctcgccgccgccgccggagatgCTGCACGGGAGCTACGCGGGCAAGTCGGAGTTCAGGACGGTGAACCGGAAGGAGCTCCAGTCGTGCCTCAACCCGAGCCCGTACCTGACGATCAATGTCAGCACCGGCGGGGCGCCGCTCCCCGACGAGGCGCTCCTCGAGGTCACCGTCGCCGGCGTCCTCAGGCCCGACGCCTCCGACTGGGTCGCCATGATCACGCCTTCCAACTCCAG CGTTTCTGGGTGTCCGCTGAGCGGCGTGAACTACGTGGAGACCGGCGACCTGGCGAACCTCCCGCTTCTGTGCCACTACCCTGTCAAG GCCCAGTACCTGACGAGCGACCCCGGCTACATGGGCTGCAAGAACGCCGGGTGCGGGAAGCGCGACGCGTCCGGCGCCTGCAAGGCCCGGACCTGCGCCGCCACGCTCACCTTCCACGTCGTCAACTTCCGCACCGACGTCGAGTTCGTGCTCTTCTCCGGCGGCTTCAAGACGCCCTGCCTCCTCAAGCGCTCCGGCGCGCTCCGGTTCGCCAACCCCTCCAGCCCGCTCTACGGCCACCTCTCCAGCACCGACTCCAAGGCCACCTCG ATGAGGCTTACCTGGGTGAGCGGAGACGGGAATCCGCAGCAAGTTCAGTACGGAGACGGAAAGTCCTCTACTTCTGAAGTTGCAACGTTCACGCAGGAAGATATGTGCA GTATCTCCGTGTTGCCGAGCCCTGCCAAGGATTTCGGGTGGCATGACCCCGGCTACATCCATTCGTCCGTCATGACTGGGCTCCAGCCCTCTCAGTCTTACAGCTACCGTTACGGAAG TGATTCTGTGGGTTGGAGTGACACGATTAAATTCAGAACTCCACCGGCTGCAGGTTCAGATGAGCTATCCTTTGTGATCTATGGTGATATGGGAAAGGCTCCGCTGGATCCATCAGTGGAACACTACATTCAG CCTGGATCGATTTCTGTGGCCAAGGCAGTGGCTAAAGAGATCCAAACAGGAAAGATCGACTCCATCTTCCATATAGGAGATATCAGCTACGCTACGGGCTTCCTGGTGGAATGGGACTTCTTCCTTCACCTAATCACGCCACTTGCTTCTCAAGTTTCCTACATGACCGCCATTGGCAATCACGAAAG GGATTACGCGAACTCTGCATCTGTGTATGTGACTCCTGATTCAGGTGGTGAATGTGGAGTTGCCTACGAGTCATACTTCCCCATGCCTGCTGTCAGTAAGGACAAGCCATGGTATTCGATCGAGCAAGGGAGCGTTCACTTCATTGTGATGTCTACCGAGCATGAGTGGTCGGAGAAGTCAGAGCAG TACAATTGGATGGACGAAGATTTGTCATCGATTGATAGATCAAGAACACCATGGGTAATCTTCATTGG GCATAGACCAATGTATTCCTCCCATGGTGGTATACTGCCCAATGTGGATTCCAACTTTGTTGCGTCTGTTGAACCACTCCTGCTCAACTATCAG GTGGATTTGGTTTTCTTCGGACATGTACACAACTATGAGAGAACCTGTGCCGTATACCAGGGAAACTGCAATGGCATGCCAACAAAGGATGCAAACGGAATTGACGTCTATGACAACAGCAACTATACCGCTCCTGTTCATGCTATTGTTGGAGCAGGAGGGTTCAGCTTGGATAACTTCCCTAATAAT GGGGAGACATGGAGCTTATCGAGGGTTTCAGAGTTCGGCTATGCTAGGGTTCATGCCACAAGAACCGACATGCTTGTTCAG TTTGTAAACTCAAGTACGACGGAGGTCCGGGATCAATTTAGGATTGTGAAGGGATCTTCAGCAAAGAAGTCCCCGAGCCTGATAATTCAACAATAG
- the LOC112894572 gene encoding pentatricopeptide repeat-containing protein At1g33350-like, producing the protein MSLTHHLAAADLLNALRRAACPSSALHLYSLLRLRLLPSDPSYFAWRAAVLTLKPLSAASSLPLLSHFHGHLLRSNVLAYPHVASSLLRSYSLLSPSAAHQLFDQIPPTTCNIYVLNIMLASLCRSSDLDSARAFFDDIPDKDAVSWSTMLACYLSRGRLADGFALFRSVTFTTDIAVDYIMLTTILTACTSAGLLPPFCRSVHGYAVRCALPASMHLGTALIDCYAKAGRLDYATRVFSRVPNRNVMHWTAMICGMASHLRNKEAVQLFEEMCQRRVQPNEMTFTAVLSACVNAGLVEKGREFFKLMVDRYCLEPNIHHYGCMVDLYGKAGLLEDAYEVIKTMKVEPNVIIWTSLLAACKKFKNVEIAIEGMEKALALEISDENAGLYMLISDLYAMSGWWDDMMKVRRLMDERNVRKNRGLSSIKVDEPQGLPSAAVS; encoded by the coding sequence ATGTCCCTTACTCatcacctcgccgccgccgacctcctCAACGCCCTCCGCAGGGCCGCCTGCCCGTCCTCGGCACTCCATCTCTactccctcctccgcctccgtcTCCTCCCCTCGGACCCATCCTACTTCGCCTGGCGCGCTGCCGTGCTCACTCTCAAGCCGCTCTCCGCCGCCTCCTCACTGCCGCTGCTCTCCCACTTCCACGGCCACCTACTCAGGTCCAACGTCCTTGCCTACCCCCACGTCGCCTCCTCGCTCCTCCGCTCCTACTCGCTCCTCTCCCCGTCCGCCGCCCACCAACTGTTCGATCaaataccccccaccacatgcaACATCTACGTCCTCAACATCATGCTCGCGTCGCTGTGCCGCTCCTCCGACCTCGATTCCGCTCGCGCATTCTTCGATGATATCCCCGACAAGGACGCCGTGTCTTGGTCGACCATGCTTGCTTGCTATTTATCGCGTGGTCGCCTCGCTGACGGGTTTGCCCTCTTCCGTTCGGTGACATTTACCACCGATATTGCTGTGGATTATATCATGCTCACTACCATCCTCACAGCCTGCACTTCAGCTGGCTTGCTGCCGCCGTTCTGCAGATCCGTTCATGGTTATGCTGTACGCTGCGCCCTGCCTGCCAGTATGCACCTCGGGACAGCGCTCATTGATTGCTATGCCAAGGCTGGTCGCCTCGACTATGCTACACGTGTGTTTTCTCGGGTGCCTAATAGGAATGTTATGCACTGGACAGCTATGATCTGTGGTATGGCTTCACATTTGCGCAACAAGGAGGCTGTTCAGCTATTTGAGGAAATGTGTCAAAGAAGAGTGCAACCAAATGAGATGACATTCACAGCCGTGCTCAGCGCATGCGTGAATGCTGGGCTGGTGGAGAAAGGGAGGGAGTTCTTTAAGCTTATGGTTGACAGATATTGCCTTGAGCCAAATATACATCACTATGGGTGCATGGTTGATCTCTATGGGAAGGCAGGGCTATTGGAGGACGCTTATGAGGTTATCAAAACCATGAAAGTGGAACCAAATGTCATCATCTGGACATCATTGCTGGCGGCATGCAAGAAGTTCAAGAATGTTGAGATTGCCATCGAGGGAATGGAGAAAGCATTGGCCCTGGAGATATCTGATGAAAATGCTGGATTATATATGTTGATATCTGACCTTTATGCTATGAGTGGATGGTGGGATGATATGATGAAGGTTAGGAGGTTGATGGATGAGCGTAATGTGCGGAAGAACAGAGGTTTGAGTTCTATTAAAGTGGATGAACCCCAGGGTTTGCCATCTGCTGCTGTCAGTTGA